AAAACAATTGGAAAGACGATACAGAAGCTCCTGATGATGATTCCCAGCATAATCTTGATGATGACCTGGTGGGTCAGGATGGTGGCATATCTCAGTGGGGAACATATGGCCACGTAGCGGTCATACGCCATGGCCAATAGTGTGGCAGAATCCACAGTACAGCTGAAATGGAGGAAGAACATTTGGGTGAGGCAGCCTGAGAAGGTGATTTTCTTGTCACCAAACCAGAAGTTACTGAGCAGTTTGGGCACTGTGGTAGATGACAGAATCAGGTCAGTTTGGGCCAGCatggagaggaaaaggaacatGGGCTCATGGAGATTGCGTTCTATGGCAATGATGTACAGCAGGACACAGTTACCCACAATGGCTACAAGGTAGACAGCACAGAAAGGAATTGCAATCCAGATGTGGAACTTCTCAAGCCCTGGGATCCCCACTAGGGTAAAGGAGCTGGGGTTGTAGCTGCTGAGGTTGAATGTGGCCATCTCCTGATGACTCCCGAGTAATTGAGGCCCTGAAGAGAAGCCAAAAGTCAGAATTAACTGCCAGAGTTGATGGTGGCACTGTGGAATGTGCCAGTATCAAATTATCTGTGTGCTTGGATGGCTCTTCCATAGTGCAAAGAATTCTGCAGGGTCTGGTGCACGAAGAATAGCTCAGTGTTATCCTGGGCACTTTGCAGGAGGAGTAGAATAGACAGAGGGAATTTGTGTCCCAGCAGAGGAAGAGTGTGCTAAATCAAGCAATGGGAGTCATTCTTGCACAAATACCGATGAATACATATACGTAcgtttatgcatatataatatatataaaatgatcttcaaagatataaatatatatacatatggatgtaCATGGTGTATATTAAGTTTTATTCATGCATTGTACATACTTAAATCAGTATattatatgcatgtgtttatacaaggaaaatgcaagtaaaatgctattcacatagaagtatatatacacctacacacacacatatttatgtatatatacatatgtatacaatgTGGTATTCAAGCATTTTTcagtttgcaaattgctttcctgagAGCAACTCTGTGATGTAGctaataaaaaatataatcttACTTAATATATGAGGGCCTTGGATTCAGAAGGACTAAGTGTTTCTCCTGTagagatgaaattaaaaaattgaaaatccaaGTTTTGTGACCTGGTCTGCACACTTTTCATGAAATGACAATCAAACATGCATATCCTCAGTGACATTGCTTACATTGATTCATCCAATTCATTCCTAAAAAGTGGTCATGTACTGTCTACTTACAGTTATAAGATTGTTGATTTCAAGCTAGATAGGACATTAGAAGTAATGtaacccaacctcctcattttacagatgagaaaactggatcCCAGAGCAGTtggcttgttcaaggtcacataggtcgTGGCAGAGCCCTCTGTTGCCAATCCTGGCCTTCTTCATAGAATACTGTGAGAGGCACCTCATTACTTTTAAATGGCAGCCCTTTGTACATCTGAACAACTCTCTTAGACACTTTCTCTTATGCTGGACCAAAATATGCCTCCTTGAAACTTTCTCCCATTGGTGTGAGTGCATATCTGTGGGACCAAGTTGAATAAAATGCATCCTTATTCTACTTGCCAACTTTGTGGACCTTTGAAGACAGTGACCAAATCACCCCTAAATCTCATTTCATCTGGAATATTCAGCTTTCATTCCCTGGAGCAGATTTCATCTAGCCTGGTCTCTATTTCCTACACCATCCAGGCTATCATTTCATGGAGATCTGAAAACAGGACAACCTGAACTGAAGCCAAAAACTAGAGCTGTGTATAGCAAGGTGATCACCTTCTTGCTCCAGGCAGTCTTGTATCTATGTAGGTAGCCTAGGAAAACGTtcagctttttaaattttaagtcgTACTTTTGAATCATCTTGAGCTTATGCCCATTAAAAGGTCAAATTTATTTGTGTTTGTTAATTTCTACATTACTTTTTATTTGGGCATAAAGCACCCCATCGCCCTACCACGCATTCTGAtatttaaagttaattttttctCAAGCCCACTTCAAAACTTGATATTGATGCCTATAAAATTTTTCCACTGAGTTTAATCTTAAATAAAAAATGGGCAAGGCTATGAGCGATAGGTAAAGCTGCCAAGTGGCCactattgacttaaaaaaacacactaatattatcaaacatttataatatttttctttattttgctaaatatttctcagttacaaagttgggagtgttgtgggccatatCTAGTCCTAGGAACTCATTTTTCTGATTAGCAAACTGAAGGCCAGGGAAACCAAATGGCTCTTCTAGGTTGCACAAGTGCTTTATACGTGTTAGTCTTGAGGtcaattatttctttaaaacaaaaatcatcTTAAGaagtgacttggaaaatagatccaggatagataatttaaaattattggaatatCTAAAaagccatgatttttaaaaaagcctaaaAATGTTATACAGAACGAATATAGTTAATTGAGGATTATAGTTAATTTCTGTTTAACTGGATTGGGTGAAGTTCCTTCCTCCCACAATTCAGTCTTTCCTTGAAtggacagagaggaaggaaaaaaaaacatcaaagttGATTGGATTTATTTATTCAGAGATTATTTTTCTTGAACCTTCAAACTGTTCATACCAGTGTGCTAACCCTGTACCACCTGGAGCTAATTTTTTATCTTCTCTCACACTCCCATATGGCACTATGAGGGTTCCCTTCTGCCTCCATATTACATATTCTAGCTGAGGAGGGACTACTTACTCTCCCCCAAACACTCAAAGGATCATAAGTCTAGAGCTGATAGGGACCTCAGAGTACAGTTAATCCAACTCTTCTCATGTTACagtttgagaaactgaggccccagtaTTTAGTGGATTGGCCAAATTCACTCAGGTAATAAAGGTttggagataggatttgaacccaggccttccgaCTCCAGATACCACTGTTTAACAAGGCCATTCTTACAGCTGTGTAACTTTGCTTTTGATTTTAACTCTGAGTGGAACATTCTctatcccttcccctcttcacCTGTTAAATTGAGACACAACCTTTAAAGTCCAACCTAAATGACATCCTCTGCAGGAATCTGTCTCTTGTCCTGGGGTGATATGAGGCAGAGCTGAGATAATGGTTGCAAacacattgtaaaccttaaagtatttcATCATTGCCAGTGATTTTGATGATGATTACAGGCATTATTAGCCTCCATTCCCTTAGCTTTCTACTATATACTGCTGCTGAGCTGAAGCGATAATGTTACACAGAGCAATCCAAGAGTGtgcagcaaatgcttaataactgGACTATCTGGGGAAAAATCTGCCCACACtcccacttttcagtttaatctgcattataaaaatttttgtaagtACAATCAATGAACCAATATATTAAACTCTGCTTTGTACTGACTTCTGAAGTGTcaatgctcacagtgaaaatttaagaGTAGACTCTTGAAAGGGGGTTAAGCTGACTCCAGTACGATTCTGCTCTGATTTTCCATATCTGGTTTAAAAAATTAGTGAGATTTAATTAAATTCACACTTCCCTAGAAACTATGCTTGAGTTTTATGATGACTTAAATGCTAGAACGAAAAGACATAAATGAATCCTTCTCTGGATAGAAAGTTAAAGATCCCTTAAATCAAGTGCTTAATCTagttttatttagattttttttctaagtgtTTAGCAGAGAATGCAGTGAAAACTCCAGATTTTCAGAAGACATTAGTGACTTCCAAGTAACTTATTGGGATAATTTTCAGAAACTTTGAGATCACTACATAATATACCCTAAAGACGTTGGGCCAATGGTCTCTGTAGACAGTACATCCAATGAAAATGTTTAAGTGATCTatgaagaaaattgggagaaaacacAGAATTCTTCAATTCTGAGGAGCACATACCACATTCAAAAGAATTAAaacctcattttatttctctctgggAGCTCATATCCTTCACTTATTGTTCAATTATGcgataataaaaatgaaaggaaaaattaaaagccACAATGTGCATGTGGAAGAAATGATTAAATAATGGCTTCTGATACCATTCCTTAGATCCAGGCTCCATTCTAGTGCTTTCTTCAGTTTTGAGTTCCCCTAATATACAAACCAAAACATGCATAAATACActgacatacatgcatatgtgtattccTGTGagtgtttttgtatatatacataaatatacacacaaacatacatatacacacacatatatagatacatgtatgtatatgcacacacatatccaCACATCACATTCTCTACATCTGCTCTCTGATTACTTAACAACTAGAAGAAGCCTCTGTTCATCCGAGGTGTTCTTGTGTACTTCCTTTCCTCCAGGTGGGGTTGTTCCCTACAAAAATCTGAGAAAAGGTAGTTTAAtgatatttttggacatatagaACAACACCCTCCTACCCCAACCCAGTCCCCCAgcaaccaccaccatcactatgcTCACAACCTTGGTTTAGCTCACCGAGGTCTGGCTTCAATCGTTCTACTTGTAAGAAGGAAAATTTGTCTTTGGCAGGGAATCAGCTGAAGGCTGAATGAATGCCTTTGTAAGAAAGAAGATAGggctttttattcttcttcttgGAATCCCGTGAGGAAAAGCTCCAAGCCTGCAAATCCCTGAGTACTAACTTCTGTGCCATCTTCCAGGATATGATACAAATCAGCCAGATTAACTCTTTGCCTATTTGAGAACATATATTGTGTTCTGTGTAGAGAATGACTCTACAGGCTGTGGAGGCCAAGGATTCCTGGGTTGCTGAGGGACTCTGCCTTCAGTGGACTGGACCCTGAGAATAATCTCAAAATATGAATCTGTGGCTCCTTAGACTAGCAGTATCATATAAGGTAAAAAGCATTAGCCGTTATCTTCTATAGTATATAATATGACCTCATTAATTTGGCAATTACGCCCCTCCAGAGTCTGCGTTCAGCTTTTCAGGCTTATTTCATCCTCTCTCACTTCACACACTCCATACTCCAATTAAAGTAcatcttttatttgaaaattattgtcTGCTCTTCATGTGACTTCTTTCATGTCTAAGCATTTGCCAGTGCTGTTCTCCACGAATGGAATAGACACAATCCTTCTCTATCACTTTGGCTCCTTATGATAGGGCCTATGGAAATCCTATCTTTCCTTCAATGTCTAACTCAGGTGGCACTTTCTCAATGATACTTCCTGTGATGCCTCCAGCTAAAGGAAACCCTAGCTTTCTTAATTTCTTAGACCattctgttttgtatttatcCCCTTCTAACTTTTATTATGAGAGGCAGTATTGCATATTGGATAGGGTGCCAGACTTGATAAGAAAGACCTGGTTCAAGTTCtaccctctgacacttactagacaTGTGATCTTCAGGAAGTCCTTTAAACTCTTGGTGCTGTAGACCTCAGATGGTGTCAAAAGGgctactaaactgtgcatatggactgcatattgacttagaaaactacatattaatgttatctgtgtcctattgcatttttaaatacttcccaattacattttaatatggctCATCTGCACACTGAAATTGCCTGCTGCAATGCCAGTGGGTGGAGGGGTTGACATttgtgctctagacaactctgtaagactgTAAGTTGGAGAGAAATCATTTTCCTAGTATTGGTGGAGGTAATTTGTattctcacctgggagttccctacaccaatgaaagcATAGGTACAGTCCCTTACACTCATTTATATTCTAGTTATTTGTAGAGATGTTTTATCCTTATACTAGATTATAATCTACAAGAGGGCAGACAGATTCATTGGCCCTACATCTCAcatagtgccttgaacatagtaaatgtctgttgaatggtAAGTACCTAATTAATTTTTTGCGTGTGTCTCcatgtttacacacacatatatacaaacaaataaacatttaataagtgtgaTAATGAttttgaagaggaaagagaaaggtcaAGGACCTTTGAGAGGGCTCCGGGAAATCAGGACTGTGAAAAAAGACTTCAGTTGACACTTGTCTcagttcaaatatcacagaaGGAGAGTGTTccctgaaaaggaaagagaatgctaAATCTAAACACATTATTTTGTACTACTTTCCTCTGTCTAACATCTTCATTTTGCCCACACAACATTCCAAAACCCAGGTTTACTCCCAGTGAAATTCTCTTATCCTATATCTCATTATGTCCAGACCTGACCATCTGCTCCTTCAATGGTAAACATTTTATATGGTAATATTATAATCTTTTGAGATTTaagaatatatacagaatagaaaaGAATCCTAGTTAATACAGGCTTTTCTAGGAGAATCCCTGAACAAATATCCTTCCTAACTTGACTAACTTAGAGGAACAAGTCAAATGGGACAAATTTTGGTATAGGACTTCAGGTGGCCCAGCCAATTTGGAAAATACAGTGGGATGGATAGGGACTTGCCCTAGTAATCAAACTATATGACACCACTTCCCCTTGTAAAGGTGTGCCATGTTTGCAGTCCAGTGCTATGACTTCTGCCCAACTGTGCTAAACCAATTTTTGTGAGTTTTTAAATTCCACTTATCACCCTGTGTTCAGTAGAGAGGTATGGTGAGAAGATGAGGTAAAGATGGGGATTTAGATGGGTTTAGGGATAACATTTAGGATGGGAATGTAGATAGGAATAGGATTCAGCATGGATTTGGGAATGAATTGGAGTTGGAGATGATGGTATGGATGAGAATAGgtattattatggtgacagattTTGGAAATGATGAATATTGGTATAGGGTTGGAATAAAACTGGAGGTAGGGAAAGGGATAAAgataaggactgtataaaaatgATATGAATCAAACAGGGCTACAGATATGGATGTAGCTTTGTATGGAACGGATGCTTTGACAGGGCTGGGTTGGATGGAGATAGAAGGATAGGGTTGGAGTTGTGGATAAAAATGCGGTTTCTTACTTTGTGAAGGAGATATTCATAAGGCTAGATACTGGAATAGGATTGAGAAAGGAGTAGGGATAAAGTAGGCTTGAATTTGGGCACAGTGAGAGGACTGTGATGGCAAAGATAATTTGCCTGGATTAGGAGTcaagatcagtggtgtcaaactcaaaaggAAATGGATCTCTGAAACCACAACGTACTTAGAAACCCAATAATTACCTTCCAGGGAAAGCCCTGAGGGCTGGCAGGATGGACTCTCTCTTAGCAGATATTGGGAAATTTAGAGGAGACTGAATGCAGGTGATCTTAGCAAAACAACATCTCAAGTTGGGACTTCCCAGTTCCAAGAAGTCATCTGACAAAAGGTGGAATTATCAGTGAAGAAGGAactggagaaaatatttacaattgCACCACAAAATGAACCTTAGTATAATAAAAAGTCCTTGGAGAATTTCAGAAGGTATACAGAAGATTGTAAGAAGTTTTATTATAAGAAAAGGAATCTTCTATGCATTTGGGAGAAATCCATAGGGCTCCAAAAGATTCAACTCATCATTAGGAGAAGATAAAGGTCAGATGGATTCTTGATGATATATCTTCTCTGCTAAATAAGTAGGTATTGGTAAAACTGAATGGTGGTTTGGGAACTCGAAGGGCCTATGAAGGTCCCAAAAGACTCATTGGTATACAGAATTAAAATCCCTTTTCTGGATATAATAGTTCAGCAAATTGAGCACTTGAACAAAATATACAATGCAGATGCCCCCCCTTGTTTTGATGAACTCTTTTAACACTGATGAAGATAGGAAAAAATAACTTCAGAAGTACAGTTATTGCCGTTTGAAAATCTCCACTTTTAATCAAAGTGGGGAACAAAAAGTGTGTCTCACTCAGGGGAAAATACAGAAGATTTGTATCCTCCAGGTCATTGTGATATTTAGAGTAGTTTCTACAATTCTGGCTTTCTTGATACTCTtataagagagggaaaggaatacaTTTTCATGTACAGCTTAGTTAATTTGAATGTCATTGTGGATCTGTATATTCTTAACCATCTTATGAATCAAATGAATTTGATGGAAAATGTTGCAAATTTGTCATGGAAGTGGCAAAGAAGA
This Trichosurus vulpecula isolate mTriVul1 chromosome 2, mTriVul1.pri, whole genome shotgun sequence DNA region includes the following protein-coding sequences:
- the LOC118838764 gene encoding olfactory receptor 52H1-like, yielding MATFNLSSYNPSSFTLVGIPGLEKFHIWIAIPFCAVYLVAIVGNCVLLYIIAIERNLHEPMFLFLSMLAQTDLILSSTTVPKLLSNFWFGDKKITFSGCLTQMFFLHFSCTVDSATLLAMAYDRYVAICSPLRYATILTHQVIIKIMLGIIIRSFCIVFPIVFLLKRLPFCQTRIIPHTYCEHIGVARLSCADISINIWYGFAVPIMTVLSDIVLIAVSYTLILTVVFHLPSHGARQKALGTCGSHICVILMFYTPLFFSILVHRFGHKVPRHVLILFANFYVVIPPALNPIVYGVKTKQIRDKILLLFSPKGKQ